The genomic stretch actctagtgtctcttactttattctctctatttttattcactttttactttattctatttactttttttctctcttactttttatttatttatttatttaacacattcaacatccacTTTTTAAACTCCgtgctgaaaagtttcgcctcaattATGAGGGAACGGAGGGTGTATATATCAATCATCACTGACAACCAGATTTTGGAAtcctttttattttcatatgaTCATCTTTGTCTTCATCCTCCTTTTGATTTGTCTATTCTTAATTAAGCAATTAAAGATCAGAAACAGCTTGCAGTATTACTTTGATTCGAATATTATATAGTGAAGACATATAGAAAAAAGGGGCAAAAGTAGCTCCACCAGTTTCTTTTTAGGTTGGTCgttgatttttcttttatagTAGTAATGCACATTGCATATATAATGTAAGGTTAAATTGCACACGTAGAGTTGCAAAATGTGATAAATAATAGTAACACTGCAAAGTCGCTCACAATGACACGATTAGaacttttataaataataatatgcCGATTAGAATTAGtcaataaaagaataaaaatccTTCTTAGGTAAACTGTAACACGAACAGCTGTgtttatttcatttaattatttatgaaaAACGTGTTTCCAACTACAAACACCTAGTCCACTTCgcgtaaaataaaatattgttgatatagctaataaatcataaatggactttagtttatttatttccACCAAaaggaaaattcgaataatattatttattcacTAATACTACCAATTATATTATCGCATTCTTAATGAGAAAATAGTGGAGTGGCAATTTAGTAAATATGGACAATATTAAAACCAAATTGGTAAGCTCACAGCTACTTAAAAGAGGCTGGCAGCCCGCTCAGTTTGTATTTCCAAATTAAAGAAAGCACCGAAATGGCGAAAAATCACCTCTTCCGCCTCCTCATCACCGCCGCAGCAGTGGCCGCGTTCCTCCTCAGCACCGCTGAGGCAGGCGGCGAATTCAGCTGGATTCCGTCTAGCACTCCGTCTACCTGCCAGGGATCGATAGCGGAGTGCATGGCGGAGGGCGGCGGCGAGTTCGAGATGGATTCAGAGTCCAACCGGCGCATATTAGCCACCACCAAGTACATCAGCTACGGTGCGCTGCAGGCGAACAACGTGCCCTGCTCGCGCCGCGGCGCTTCCTACTACAACTGCCAGCCTGGCGCCGAGGCCAACCCCTACACTCGATCGTGCTCCGCCGCCACACAGTGCCGGAGttaagttttattatttttatttttgctcTCTCTGTTTCTCGCGTTTTTTGTTACATGTATGTTCATATACAAAGGTAAAGATTTGATGTAATAATCGATTTTTCGCATTTGAAAGATCTCTCTGTTATACTCTATGATTATCTCTTTCcgatttctaattttttttttcggttttcTTCTCCGTTCGTTTATGGTATGCTAACTTTGATTGAAATTGAG from Salvia splendens isolate huo1 unplaced genomic scaffold, SspV2 ctg913, whole genome shotgun sequence encodes the following:
- the LOC121791788 gene encoding rapid alkalinization factor-like, translated to MAKNHLFRLLITAAAVAAFLLSTAEAGGEFSWIPSSTPSTCQGSIAECMAEGGGEFEMDSESNRRILATTKYISYGALQANNVPCSRRGASYYNCQPGAEANPYTRSCSAATQCRS